In a single window of the Elaeis guineensis isolate ETL-2024a chromosome 8, EG11, whole genome shotgun sequence genome:
- the LOC105050373 gene encoding uncharacterized protein, with protein sequence MKSPHISRARDSPPETDHFKFFYDPCSPAEMCAADDVFFQGKLLPFGSPPAPAPKKDKIYNPRSQPREQRWPETVDGFNRPRGLWGGANTPEYQRLRKAPESDAKVLPPRSRPRWYLCVIGTVRLPAAMEMRDIRSRQRRRSTPVSEAAEHSGRWSFEGSKSWKLLRSLSCKGVESAVAAAPLRLVSHV encoded by the coding sequence ATGAAGAGCCCACATATCTCCCGCGCCCGGGACTCCCCTCCGGAAACCGACCACTTCAAGTTCTTCTATGACCCCTGTTCCCCGGCAGAGATGTGCGCCGCCGATGACGTCTTCTTCCAAGGAAAGCTCCTTCCTTTTGGATCTCCGCCAGCTCCTGCACCCAAGAAAGATAAAATCTATAATCCTAGAAGCCAACCCCGCGAACAAAGGTGGCCGGAGACCGTCGATGGCTTCAACCGGCCCCGCGGGCTCTGGGGCGGCGCGAACACGCCGGAGTACCAGAGGCTGAGGAAGGCCCCGGAATCCGACGCGAAGGTCCTGCCGCCGAGATCACGGCCGAGGTGGTACCTTTGTGTGATCGGGACGGTGAGATTGCCGGCGGCGATGGAGATGAGGGACATCAGGAGCCGGCAGAGGCGGCGGAGCACCCCGGTGTCGGAGGCGGCCGAACATTCCGGGCGGTGGAGCTTCGAGGGGAGCAAGTCGTGGAAGTTGCTCCGGTCGTTAAGCTGCAAGGGGGTGGAGAGCGCCGTCGCGGCGGCGCCGCTGAGACTCGTCTCGCACGTGTGA
- the LOC140851144 gene encoding histone H4: MSGRGKGGKGLGKGGAKRHRKVLRDNIQGITKPAIRRLARRGGVKRISGLIYEETRGVLKIFLENVIRDAVTYTEHARRKTVTAMDVVYALKRQGRTLYGFGG; this comes from the coding sequence ATGTCGGGACGCGGGAAGGGAGGCAAGGGTTTGGGTAAGGGCGGAGCGAAGCGTCACCGGAAGGTCCTTCGCGACAACATCCAGGGCATCACCAAGCCCGCGATCCGGCGTCTGGCGAGGCGTGGCGGCGTGAAGCGCATCAGCGGCCTCATCTACGAGGAGACGAGAGGCGTGCTCAAGATCTTCCTGGAGAACGTCATCCGCGACGCCGTCACCTACACGGAGCACGCCCGCCGGAAGACCGTCACTGCCATGGACGTCGTCTACGCCCTCAAGCGCCAGGGCCGCACCCTCTACGGCTTCGGCGGCTAA